ctaacatagtaaaaataatataggtaaaggacctgagaaagacaattgagatagaaaccggttacggggacacaaatgcctgggtagaatggataaaatatactgtaaaaagtttgaacaaaaacaattgctatgcttgtgcatctggtagaccgatagctcaagtagtacctttcccgctggggtgggagcgtgaccgaaagggcatggaatgcatgttagccctatatcaggataagacggcttggggtattcaaacttgcatatccttgtcaataatgttccctcccctagagaaagaagattcaaggactcccccttcatttttagccaccggtgtgaatcacacatcatgcgtacgttgacacggtgcggagctaaccagcaatatgggagagttgaagtcatgcatagagactgaggacgtaactggaagagtcaggggagggaactactcatcattgaatgtccccagtgtggatttatggtggtattgcggaggaaaaatcctgagacataccctaccctcccagtggaatgggacgggcgcaattgttcaattggcaataccattcaccttggcatttgagaaacaaaagataataacgagggaaaggggtaaaagggaagtgatagcgaactcttttgacgaccaggtatacatggattccataggggtcccaagaggggtacctgatgaattcaaggcccgaaaccaaataaccgccggtttcgagtctttgttttggtgggtaactattaacaaaaatgtagattggctaaattatatttattacaacccaaAGATTtctaaattatactagagatgcggtaaaaggtatagctgaacaattagatgccactagtagaatggcttgggaaaatcgactggctggagatatgatcttagcagaaaaaggaggagtgtgtataatgttaggagggaaatgttgcacatttatcccaaataacacagcacccgatggttcaatcacccgagcactgcaagggttaacaactttagcagaggagatggacaaaaattcaggagcagacacttccctgacggggtggcttgaatcctggtttggaaaatggaaaggcatgataatctcggtttttacctccctgatcatggttgtcggaatactaatagccatcgggtgttgtattattccttgtgtaagagggctgacacagcgattgattgagacagctttgacaacgcagatgtcaatacaaagaggccaggaagagagtatgtacctgttaggtaatgacaaagtggatagtatcaacggaaatacagacattgaaaaggcggctgaaataatgctcagaggagttgagaggacatatgagaaccctccgcagtatgtagaaaacaacaaggattaagtaaaagaaaagggggaattgtgagaataagaaatactgaaatgttgtttctacagcttgtggaaagttaccaagaagtcatttgtacacaacataatgaaatcactgaaaaagagaactgataacggtatgtaagtggagaccttaagacagtacatcactgaaaaagagaactgataagggtatgtaagtagagaccttaagacagtacatcactgacaaagagaactgataagggtatgtaagtggagaccttaagacagtacatcactgacaaagagaactgataagggtatgtaagtacagaccttgggacagtacatcacttaaaaattgtgcttaggcagataaaagagaaacagcaagagttagaacaaaggatgtagtgaataagaaactgccccactaagataaaggctgacagctgcaagttaaaacacacaatgtagagccaaataaggtaaaacaaaaacaagagttaggggctagaaagttagagtagggggagaagtaaacagaggaggagactgtagcaaccataggataggttagtgtcatgatttgttataaccaataatgtaaaataaaggcgtggtcaaatggatttgtattgtataaacatgaactgaatatgttgatcggtgtgcctgcttgtaggacatcttcagagtttgacttggtgtaaattattatcaagtgggctatgtttctcacagtatgaatagaggcctggattgaatcggctctttctgctttctgagtggggctcagtaccattcctgctgggattaatagatgtctggatggaattggctctttcctggtgtgtgagtgggtgttaattcctctccagctggtattaatagaggcctggaatgaactgtccctttccttttgtgtgagtgtgactcagtcgcactccaactGGTATGATCGagttctggtgtgtgagtgtgcgttcattgcactccagcaggtattaattgaggcctggattgaattggctctttcctggtgtttgagtggggctcagtaccactccagctggcattaatcgaggcctggattgaattggctctttcctgcgtgTGAGTGTGActcggtcccactccagctggtattaatagtggtctggggagaattggcacattcctggagaGTTAGTGGGACTCCatgccactgcagctggtatgactagaggcctggattgaattggctctttcctggtcgtgGGTGGGGctacgtaccactccagctggtattattggaggtctggattgaattgcctctttcctggtgtgtgagtgggactcagtaccactccagctggtattattggaggtctggattgaattgccgctttcctggtgtgtgagtgggtatcagtaccacttcagtaccactccagctggtattaattgaggtccggGTGGAATTGGTTGTtaactggtgtatgagtgggactcagtagcactccagcaggttttaattgaggtctggattgaattgactctttcctggtatctgagtgggactcagtcgcactccagctgttattaatagaggcctggtttgaattggctatttcctggtgtgtgagtggggctcagcaccactccagctggtattaaagaggtctggattgaattggctctttcctggtgtgtgagtgggactcattgccactccagctggtatgaatagagacctggattgaattgacactttcctgatgttggagtggggctcagtaccactccagctggcattgatcgaggactggattgaattggctctttcctgcgtgtgagtgggactcagtaccactccagctggtattaatagtggtctggggagaattggctcattcctggagtgtgagtgggactccatgccactgcagctggtatgaatagaggcatagattgaattggctctttcctggtcatgAGTGGGGctgcgtaccactccagctggtattactggaggtctggattgaattgcctctttcctggtgtgtgagtggggctcagtaccattcccgcTGGTATGAATTGAGGTCCGGGTGGATTTGGTTCTTAAAtgctgtatgagtgggactcagtaccactgcagttggtattaattgaggtctggattgaattgactctttcctggtatctgagtgggactcagtcgcactccagctgttattaatagaggcctggtttgaattggctatttcctggtgtgtgagtggggctcagcaccactccagctggtattaaagaggtctggattgaattgactctttcctggtatctgagtgggtctcagtcgcactccagctggtattaatagaggcctggattgaattagctctttcctggtgtgtgagtggggctcagtactactccagctggtattaattgaagcctggtttgaattggctctttcctgctgtctgacagagcctcagtccctctccagctggtattaatagaagcctggatagaatcggctatttcctggtttgtgagtgcggctcagtaccactccagctggtattaatagaggacgggattgaattggctctggccTGGTTTgttagttggactcagtaccactccagctggtactaatagaggactggattgaattggctttttcctgtgtgtgagtggggctcattaccactccagctggtattcatagaaacctggattgaattggctatttactggtgtgtgagtgggactcagtaccactccagctgcagttatagaggcctggattgaattgcctatttcccggtgtgtgagtgggactcagtaccactcaagctggtattaatagaggtctgtattgaattggctctttcctggtgtgtgagtggggctcagtaccactccagctggtactgatagaagtctggattgaattggctctttccttattTGTGATtgggattcagtgccactccagctggtactaatagaggtctggattgaattggctgtttcctggtagtgagtggggctcagtaccactccagctggtattaatggaggtctgtattgaattagccctttcctggtgtgtgattggggctcagtaccactccagctggtattaatggaggtctgtattgaattggcactttcctggtgtttgagtggggctcagtaccactccagctgatatgaatatatgtctggattgaattggctcgttacTGGTGTTTGAGTGACGCTATGTACAAgttcagctgttattaatggaggactggattgaattggctctggactggtatgttagtgggactcagtaccactccagctggtattaatagaggtctgtattgaattgactctttcctggtgtgtgagtggggctcagtaccattccagctggtactaatagaggtctggattgaattggctctttccttatgTGTGATtgggattcagtgccactccagctggtattaaatgaggtctggatcgatttgcctctttcctggtgtgtgagtggggctcagtaccactccagctggtactgatagaggtctggattgaattggctctttccttatgTGTGATtgggattcagtgccactccagctggtactaatagaggtctggattgaattggctgtttcctggtgtgtgagtggggctcagtaccactccagctggtattaatggaggtctgtattgaattggctctttcctggtgtgtgattggggctcagtaccactccagctggtattaatggaggtctgttttgaattggctctttcctggtgtttgagtggggctcagaaatactccagctgatatgaatatatgtctggattgaattggctctttactggtgtttgagtggcGCTATGCACAAgttcagctgttattaatagaggactggattgaactggctctggcCTGgtatgttagtgggactcagtaccactccagctggtattaatagaggtctgtattgaattggctatttcctggtgtgtgagtggggctcagtaccactccagctggtactaatagaggtctggattgaattggctctttcctggtgtgtgagtggggctcagtaccactccagctggtattaataagaactctggaatgaattgactctttcctggtttgtgaatggggctcagtgccactctggctggtattaatagaggcctggtttgaattggctctttcctcgtttgTGATTGGGGCTCTGTACCATTTTaaacgacatgtgctgcggccattttcattaatatgcactgtggtctgtttgatgttcctgcactgcggccattttatgcGGCATGTGCTGCAGCCATTTgtaatgatatgctctgtggtctgtttgatgtcacctgcactgcagCCATTTTATGCGGCATgtcctgcggccattttaaatgatatgatcTGTGGTCTGTCTGATGTCaactgcactgtggccattttgtgtgacatgtgctgtggccattttaaataatatgcactgtggtctgtttgatgtcacctgcactgcggccattttaaacgacatgtgctgcggccattttaaataatatgctctgtggtctgtttgatgtcacctgcactgtggccattttatacGACATTTTCTGCGGccaattttaaatgatatgttctgtggtctgtttgatgtcacctgcactgcggccattttaaactacatgtgctgcggccatttgaaatgatatgctctgtggtctgtttgatgtcacttgcactgctgccattttaaatgacacgtgctgtggccattttaaataatatgcactgtggtctgtttgaattgagagtaatccacggggatcattttcaatgttttctgtccagggcagtgaatgtaacaggttataaatgagaataaagtctcataaattaaattaaattagacAATCATCAatgattataaagatttacaaagtattaggaagaattataaacagattATAAAGGttctcaaggtcagtgaatgtttaCAAAtgattataaagaattatcaataatgaCATTGGCAACAGAacacgcccccgctccccgtcaccctggaaaccgaccccgccccCGATCCCtgacaccctggtaacagaccacgcccccacgccgcgtcaccctggaaacagaccccgcacccgctcctcgtcaccctggaaatagaccccgcccctgcTCCCTGTCACCGtggtaacataccccgccccccgctccctgtcaccctggtaacagaccccgcctcgatccatgtcaccctggtaacagaccccgcccccacgccgcgtcaccctggaaacagaccccggccccgctccccatcaccctggaaacagtttccgcctccactcctccatcacccaccccgtcaccttggaaacagaccgcgcccccattcctctgtcaacctggaaacaggccccgctcccgctgtgtctccgtggtgtcaggccccgcccctcccccactccctgtcaccctggaaacagacacagccCCCACACTCCGTCGCCCGGGATCAGacgccgcccccactctccgtcgccctggaaacagaccacgcccccacttacAGTCACCCTGtatcagaccccacccccactcctccgtcaccatggaaacggacaccgcccccgctctgtctccgttgtGACAgggcccgcccccgctctgtctccgtggtgacaggccccgcccccgctctgtctccgtggtgacaggccccggcccccgttctgtctccatggtgacaggccccgcccccacaccTTTCgctctggaaacagtccccgcccccacttccagtcaccctggaaacagaccccgcccccactccatcaccctggaaacagaccccgcccccactccatcaccctggaaacagacaccgcccccactgcgTCACCTtggatcagaccccgcccccactcctccatcactctggatcagaccccgcccccactccatcatcctggaaacagaccccgcccccactcctgcgtCACCCTCTttaagaccccgccccactcctctgtCAACCTGGAAACGGACACTGCCCTCGCACTGTcttcatggtgacaggccccgcccccgctctgtctccgtggtgtcagtctccgctcccgctctgtctccatggtgacaggctcctccccctccTCTGGTCATTGAATTAATTGAACAATtgaattaaagggatatttcagcacattcttcacctgctctctgaactgagtctgggtcacggcgtaaatcgcagtgtttgtcgagcagctcaggagctggagcatgaaggacaattccagcagaaacTGAGGGAGAATAACAGGCTGATAACCCAAATAATACATCCGGTTCCATATcatatacaccattaacagggcccacaacagcatgaaattcccagagataactaacagtaaaatgatagatttccttcgactctccatctcggggtctctgtgactctccccactgctgtgaacccggagtctcctgcgtcctctgctgctcactaaaatgtgtctgacggtgagagcgttgagcagcagaatcagcacaaatgggatgaccggggttagaatgttgtggaggaactcgactgttccccagacacgagataacTGAACATCCGCTGTTACAGAACAAAACCAGGGTTCGTTcaccagccaataccgacccgtgaacataaaataccagaagatgttctttaaacagctcagcacactcactgttcccacaaccacagccgatgttttctcactgcaataattacttttcagattctgacaacaaatggccacaaatcgatcaaaggtgaaagtgacggtgaaccagacagaacagtctgtgactgtgtaaagcaggacggcgtggatattacacatggGGATGGACAACAGAAacagaaactgttcccgataaacaatgggaatgtgtctgaatatcaggtccaggataatgaccagtagatccgccgctgacatggccaccaggtaccgagtgacacatttggagagaccgcactttccccgagacaggatcccaatcgtcagcaaattgactgtgaggaagggaaataaacagagaaattagacatcagactgcagcaatgttaccagatttgtgtatgtgtgtgagtgtcagaaagagagaaagagagggtgtgcacatatttgagaaaatgtgattcagcaagtgtgtgtgtctgtgagtgcatgtgagcccgagagagagagagagagagagagagagagagagagagagtgtgagagagagagagcgagtgtgtgtgtgtgtatatatttataaataaatatatatctcagtgcctgggtgctggtgtgtgtgtgtgtatatatatgtatgtctcagggtctgaactgtgtgtgtgtgtgtgcatatatataagactcagtgtctgggctgtggtgtgtgtgtgtgtgtgcatatgtataagtctcagtgtctgggctgtggtgtgtgtgtgtgtgtgtgtgtgtgtgtgtgcatatatataagtctcagtgtctgggatgtgtagtgtgtgtgcatagaaaagtctcagtgtctgggctgtggtgtgtgtgtgtgtgtgtgcatagaaaagtctcagtgtctgcgctgtggtgtgtgtgtgtgtgtgtgtgtgcatatatataagtctcagtgtctgggaagtgctgtgtgtgtgtgtgtgtgtgtgtgtgtgtgcacatatataagtctcagcgtctgggctgtggtgtgtgtgtgtgtgtgtgcatatatatataagtctcagtgtctgggctgtggtgtgtgcgtgtgtgtgtgtgtgtgtgtgtgtgtgtgtgcatatatattagtctcagtgtctgggctgtggtgtgcgtgtgtgtgtgtgtgtgtgcatatatataagtctcagtgtctgggatgtggtgtgtgtgatgtgtgtgtgtgcatatatataagtctcagtgtctgggctgtggtgtgtgtgtctttgtctgtgtgtgtgtgcatctataaaagtctcagtgtctgggctgtggtgtgtgtgtgtgtatgtgtgtgtgtgcatatatattattctcagtgtctgggctgtggtgtgtgtgtgtgtgtgtgtgtgtgtgtgtgtgtgcacatatataagtctcagtgtctgggctgtggtgtgtgtgtgtgtgtgtgtgcgcatataattaagtctccgtgtctgggatgtggtgtgagtgtgatgtgtgtgtgtgatatgtgtgtgtgtgtgtgtgtgcgtgtgtgtgtgtgcatatatataagcctcagtgtctgggatgtggggtgtgtgtgatgtgagtgtgtgtgtgtgtgcacatatataagtctcagcgtctgggctgtggtgtgtgtgtgtgtgtgtgcatatatatataagtctcagtgtctgggctgtggtgtgtgcgtgtgtgtgtgtgtgtgtgtgtgtgtgtgtgcatatatattagtctcagtgtctgggctgtggtgtgcgtgtgtgtgtgtgcatatatataagtctcagtgtctgggatgtggtgtgtgtgtgatgtgtgtgtgtgcatatatataagtctcagtgtctgggctgtggtgtgtgtgtctttgtctgtgtgtgtgtgcatctataaaagtctcagtgtctgggctgtggtgtgtgtgtgtgtatgtgtgtgtgtgcatatatattattctcagtgtctgggctgtggtgtgtgtgtgtgtgtgtgtgtgtgtgtgtgtgtgtgtgtgtgtgtgtgcacatatataagtctcagtgtctgggctgtggtgtgtgtgtgtgtgtgtgtgtgtgtgcgcatataattaagtctccgtgtctgggatgtggtgtgagtgtgatgtgtgtgtgtgatatgtgtgtgtgtgtgtgtgcgcgtgtgtgtgtgtgcatatatataagcctcagtgtctgggatgtggggtgtgtgtgatgtgagtgtgtgtgtgtgtgcatatatattagtctctgtgtctgggatgtgctgtgtgtgtgatgtgtgtgtgagtgtgtgtgtgtgtgtgtgtgtgtgtgtgcatatatatcagtctcagtgtctgggcaatggtgtgtgtgtgtgtgtgtgtgcatatatatgagtctcagtgtctgggctgtggtgtgtgtgtgtgtgtgtgtgtgtgtgtgtgtgtacatatatataagtctcagtgtctgggctgtggtgtgagtgtgtgtgtgtgcatatatataagtctcagtgtctggactgtggtgtgcgtgcgtgcaattatataagtctcagtgtctgggctgtggtgtgtgtgtgtgtgtgtgtgtgtgtgtgtgtgtgtgtgtgtgtgtgtgtgtgtgtgtgtgtgtttgtgtgcatatataagtctcagtttctgggctgtggtgtgtgtgtgtgtgtgcatatacataagtctcagtgtctgggctgtggtgtgtgtgtgtgtgtgtgtgtgtgtttgtgtgtgcatctatataagtctcagtgtctgggctgtggtgtgtgtgtgtgtgtgtgtgcatctatataagtctcagtgtctgtgctgcggtgtgtgtgtgtgtgtgtgtgtgtgtgtgtgtgtttgtgtgtgcatatatataagtctcagtgtctgggctgtggtgtgtgtgtgtgtgtgtgtgtgtgtgtgtgtgtgtgtgtgtgtgtttgtgtgtgtgtgtgtgcatatatgtaagtctcagtgtctgggctgtggtgtgtgtgtgtgtgtgtgtgtttgtgtgtgtgcatatatataagtctcagtgtctgggctgtgttgtgtgtgtgtgtgtgtgtgtgtttgtgtgtgcatatgtataagtctcagtgtctgggctgtggtgtgtgtgtgtgtgtgtgtgtgcgtgtgcgcgcttgtgtgtgcatctatataagtctcagtgtctgtgctgcggtgtgtgtgagtgtgtgtgtttgtgtgtgcatatatataagtctcagtgtctgggctgtggtgtgtgtgtgtgtgtgtgtgtatgtgtgtgtgcatatatataagtctcagtgtctgggctgtggtgtgtgtgtgtgtgtgtgtgcatatatataagtctcagtgtctgggctgtggtgtgtgtgtgtgtgtgtgtgcttgtgtgtgtgtgtgtgtgtgtgtgtgtgtgtgggcatatatataagtctcagtgtctgggatgtggtgtgtgtgtgatgtgtgtgtgtgcatatatataagtctcagtgtctgggctgtggtgtgtgtgtgtgtgtgcatatatattagtctcagtgtctgggctgtggtgtgtgtgtgtgtgcgtgtgtgtgtgtgtgtgtgtgtgtgtgtgtgtgtgtgcatatatataagtctcagtgtctgggctgtggtgtgtgtgtgtgtgtatgcgtatgtgtgtgtgtgtgcatatatataagtctcggtttctgggctgtggtgtgtgtgtgtgtgtgtgtgtgggtgtgtgtggaaatatataagtctcagtgtccgggctgtggtgtgtgtgtgtgtgtttgcatatatataagtctcagtgtctgtgctgtggtgtatgtgtgtgtgtgtgtgtgtgtgtaaatatatacgtctcagtgtctgggctgtggtgtgtgtgtgtgtgtgtgtgtgcatatatataagtctcagtgtctgggctgtggtgtgtgtgtgtgtgtgtgtgtgtgtggaaatatgtaagtctcagtgtccgggctgtggtgtgtgtgtgtgtgtgtgtgtttgcatatatataagtctcagtgtctgtgctgtggtgtatgtatgtgtgtgtgtgtgtgtgtgtgtgtgtgtgtgtgtgtgtaaatatataagtctcagtgtctgggctgtggtgtgcgtgtatgtgtgtgtgtgtgtgcttgagtgtgcatctatataagtctcagagtctgtgctgcggtgtgtgtgtgtgtgtgtgtgtgtgtgtgtgtgtgtgtgtgtgtgtgtgtgtgtgtgtgtctgtgtgtgtgtgtgcatatatataagcctcagtgtctgggatgtggggtgtgtgtgatgtgtgtgtgtgtgtgtgtgtgtgtgcatatatattagtctctgtgtctgggatgtgctgtgtgtgtgatgtgtgtgtgagtgtgtgtgtgtgtgtgtgtgtgtgtgtgcatatatattagtctcagtgtctggacaatggtgtgtgtgtgtgtgtgtgcatacatatgagtctcagtgtctgggctgtggtgtgtgtgtgtgtgtgtgtgtgtgtacatatatataggtttcagtgtctgggctgtggtgtgagtgtgtgtgtgtgtgcagaaatataagtctcagtgtctggactgtggtgtgcgtgcgtgcaattatataagtctcagtgtctgggctgtggtgtgtgtgtgtgtgtgtgtgtgtgtgtgtgtgtgtgtgtgtgtgtgtgtgtgtgtgtgtgtaaatatataagtctcagtgtctgggctgtggtgtgtgtgtgtgtgtgtgtgtgtgtgtgtttgcgtgtgtgtgtgtgtgtgtttgtgtgtgtctgtgtgtgcatatataagtctcagtttcttggctgtggtgtgtgtgtgtgtgcatatacatacgtctcagtgtctgggctgtggtgtgtgtgtgtgtgtatgtgtgtgtttgtgtgtgcatctatataagtctcagtgtctgggctgtggtgtgtgtgtgtgtgtgtgtgtgtgcatctatataagtctcaatgtctgtgctgcggtgtgtgtgtgtgtgtgtgtgtgtgtgtgtgtgtgtgtgtgtgtgtgtgtacatatatataagtctcagtgtctgggctgtggtgtgagtgtgtgtgtgtgtgcagaaatataagtctcagtgtctggactgtggtgtgcgtgcgtgca
This window of the Heterodontus francisci isolate sHetFra1 chromosome 39, sHetFra1.hap1, whole genome shotgun sequence genome carries:
- the LOC137352805 gene encoding probable G-protein coupled receptor 139, whose translation is MDQNLRTIGWNVTAMDRSLSYWVYYLTANYDWITLADRIYYALNMFQHIYYPIIAIVGVPVNLLTIGILSRGKCGLSKCVTRYLVAMSAADLLVIILDLIFRHIPIVYREQFLFLLSIPMCNIHAVLLYTVTDCSVWFTVTFTFDRFVAICCQNLKSNYCSEKTSAVVVGTVSVLSCLKNIFWYFMFTGRYWLVNEPWFCSVTADVQLSRVWGTVEFLHNILTPVIPFVLILLLNALTVRHILVSSRGRRRLRVHSSGESHRDPEMESRRKSIILLLVISGNFMLLWALLMVYMIWNRMYYLGYQPVILPQFLLELSFMLQLLSCSTNTAIYAVTQTQFREQVKNVLKYPFNSIVQLIQ